One stretch of Chryseobacterium indologenes DNA includes these proteins:
- the gyrA gene encoding DNA gyrase subunit A translates to MQKEGERLIPINIVDEMKSSYIDYSMSVIVSRALPDVRDGLKPVHRRVLYGMYGLGVFSNRKYLKSARIVGDVLGKYHPHGDFSVYGAMVRMAQEWSLRYPQVDGQGNFGSMDGDPPAAMRYTEARLKKISDEVLSDLDKETVDFQNNFDDSLQEPTVMPTKVPNLLVNGASGIAVGMATNMAPHNLSEAVDAICAYIDNREITIDELMQHIIAPDFPTGGIIYGYDGVRDAFHTGRGRVVLRAKVNFEEIGNRNAIIVTEVPYQVNKAEMIARTAELVKDEKIPGIHEIRDESDRNGLRVVYELKNDAIPNVVLNLLYKYTALQTSFSVNNIALVHGRPEQLNLKDIIHHFVEHRHEVIVRRTQFELKKAKERAHILEGFMKVIGTQDSLDRAISIIRHSANPQAAKEGLIEAFELSEIQAQAILDLRLARLTGMELDKIRDEYDAIMKEIANLEDILANEPRRFQIIKDELIEIKEKYGDQRRTEIDYSGGEMSIEDIIPNESVVLTISHAGYVKRTSLSEYKIQSRGGVGNKAATTRDSDFLEYIVSATNHQYMLFFTEKGRCYWLRVFEIPEGSKTAKGRAVQNLINIEPDDKIKAYIRTNNLKDSEYVNQMSVVMVTKNGTIKKTSLEAYSRPRVNGVNAIEIRDNDQLLGAYLTNGTSQIMIATKNGKCIRFPEEKVREVGRGSIGVRGIAMEDNDEAIGMIVVNDVENETVLVVSEKGYGKRTAVEDYRITNRGGKGVITLNITEKTGNLIAIQNVTDEDGLMIINKSGVAIRMGMDEMRVMGRNTQGVKLINLKKNDEIAAIAKVEMDKDVEEDAEEIEGMEDAEGEVQEGMESLFDNLEDDNSAPQAENNENSDSEE, encoded by the coding sequence ATGCAAAAAGAAGGAGAAAGACTAATTCCTATCAACATTGTTGATGAAATGAAGTCATCTTATATCGATTATTCGATGTCGGTTATCGTGTCAAGAGCGTTACCAGATGTAAGAGATGGCTTGAAACCCGTTCATAGAAGAGTACTTTATGGTATGTATGGATTAGGGGTTTTTTCGAATAGAAAATATTTAAAATCTGCGAGAATTGTTGGGGATGTTTTGGGTAAATATCACCCGCACGGAGATTTCTCTGTATATGGCGCGATGGTGAGAATGGCTCAGGAATGGAGTTTACGTTATCCTCAGGTTGACGGACAAGGTAACTTCGGTTCCATGGATGGTGACCCGCCAGCGGCAATGCGTTATACTGAAGCAAGACTGAAAAAAATCTCTGATGAGGTTCTTTCTGACCTTGATAAAGAAACTGTTGATTTCCAGAATAACTTCGACGACAGCTTGCAGGAGCCAACCGTTATGCCTACAAAGGTTCCTAACCTTTTGGTAAATGGTGCTTCCGGAATTGCAGTAGGGATGGCAACCAATATGGCGCCACACAATCTGTCTGAAGCCGTAGATGCTATCTGTGCTTATATTGATAATAGAGAAATTACGATCGATGAGCTGATGCAGCATATTATTGCTCCGGATTTTCCTACAGGTGGTATTATTTATGGATACGACGGAGTAAGAGATGCATTCCATACAGGAAGAGGTAGAGTAGTTCTGAGAGCAAAAGTTAATTTTGAAGAAATCGGAAACAGAAATGCTATTATCGTAACAGAAGTTCCTTATCAGGTAAATAAAGCGGAAATGATCGCCAGAACTGCGGAACTTGTTAAAGATGAGAAAATTCCTGGTATTCACGAGATCAGAGATGAATCAGACAGAAACGGGCTTCGTGTGGTTTATGAATTGAAAAATGATGCAATTCCGAATGTGGTTCTGAACCTTTTATATAAATATACAGCACTTCAGACTTCTTTCAGTGTTAACAATATTGCATTGGTACACGGAAGACCGGAGCAGTTGAATCTTAAGGATATCATTCATCACTTTGTAGAACACAGGCATGAAGTCATTGTAAGAAGAACTCAGTTTGAGCTTAAAAAAGCAAAAGAAAGAGCTCACATTCTTGAAGGTTTCATGAAGGTGATTGGTACTCAGGATTCTCTGGATAGAGCTATTTCAATTATCCGTCACAGTGCTAACCCTCAGGCTGCTAAAGAAGGATTGATTGAAGCATTCGAACTTTCAGAAATCCAGGCTCAGGCAATTCTTGATCTTAGATTAGCTCGTCTTACCGGAATGGAACTTGATAAGATCCGTGATGAGTACGATGCAATTATGAAGGAGATTGCTAATTTGGAGGATATCTTGGCGAATGAGCCTAGAAGATTCCAGATTATTAAAGATGAATTGATCGAAATCAAAGAAAAATACGGCGACCAAAGAAGAACTGAAATTGATTATTCAGGAGGAGAAATGTCTATTGAAGATATTATTCCAAACGAATCTGTAGTTCTTACCATTTCTCACGCAGGATATGTTAAGAGAACTTCGCTTTCAGAATATAAAATTCAAAGTAGAGGTGGTGTAGGTAATAAAGCCGCTACAACAAGAGATTCTGACTTCCTTGAATATATTGTATCGGCAACCAATCACCAATACATGTTGTTCTTTACAGAAAAAGGAAGATGTTACTGGCTAAGAGTATTTGAAATTCCTGAAGGGTCTAAAACAGCCAAAGGAAGAGCCGTACAGAATCTTATCAACATTGAACCGGACGATAAGATCAAAGCATATATCAGAACCAATAACTTAAAAGACTCCGAATATGTAAACCAAATGAGTGTAGTAATGGTAACTAAAAATGGTACCATCAAGAAAACATCATTGGAAGCTTATTCAAGACCAAGAGTAAATGGGGTAAATGCCATTGAAATCAGAGATAATGACCAATTATTAGGAGCTTACCTTACCAATGGTACTTCTCAGATCATGATCGCTACTAAAAACGGTAAGTGTATCCGTTTCCCTGAAGAAAAAGTAAGAGAAGTAGGTAGAGGTTCTATTGGAGTTCGTGGTATTGCTATGGAAGATAATGATGAAGCTATTGGTATGATTGTTGTGAATGATGTAGAAAATGAAACAGTTCTTGTAGTATCTGAAAAAGGATATGGTAAGAGGACTGCAGTAGAAGACTATAGAATTACAAACAGAGGAGGAAAAGGAGTTATCACTCTAAACATTACCGAAAAAACAGGAAATCTGATTGCTATTCAAAATGTAACAGACGAAGATGGATTGATGATTATCAATAAATCCGGTGTTGCCATCAGAATGGGAATGGATGAAATGAGAGTGATGGGTAGAAATACACAAGGTGTGAAGTTGATCAATCTTAAGAAGAATGACGAAATTGCAGCCATTGCAAAAGTAGAAATGGATAAGGATGTAGAAGAAGATGCAGAAGAAATTGAAGGTATGGAAGATGCTGAAGGAGAAGTTCAGGAAGGAATGGAGTCTTTATTTGATAACCTTGAAGATGATAATTCAGCACCTCAGGCTGAGAACAATGAGAATTCTGATTCTGAAGAATAA
- a CDS encoding GNAT family N-acetyltransferase, which produces MNYELREMLPNDEARVLEIFRQGVEGGIATLETEVPTAEAWSMEYFNDCRWVLENENNEVIGWCALKPVSKREAFKGVAEVSIYFDNNYQGKGLGSILLKKIILDSEDHGFWTLQTNLFSENEMAIKSYQKNGFRMVGVRKKIAKLNGQWKDLVMMEKRSEMI; this is translated from the coding sequence ATGAATTACGAATTAAGAGAAATGCTTCCCAATGACGAAGCACGAGTGTTGGAAATCTTCAGACAAGGGGTTGAAGGCGGTATTGCTACGCTTGAAACAGAAGTTCCCACAGCAGAAGCCTGGAGTATGGAATATTTCAATGACTGCCGCTGGGTTTTGGAAAACGAAAATAATGAAGTGATAGGATGGTGTGCTCTTAAACCGGTAAGCAAAAGAGAGGCCTTTAAAGGGGTTGCTGAGGTAAGTATTTATTTCGATAATAACTATCAAGGAAAGGGATTGGGTTCGATATTGCTTAAAAAAATCATTCTGGATAGCGAAGACCACGGATTCTGGACCTTGCAGACCAATCTCTTTTCTGAAAATGAAATGGCTATCAAATCTTACCAGAAAAACGGGTTCAGAATGGTTGGAGTTCGTAAAAAAATAGCAAAACTCAATGGGCAATGGAAAGACCTTGTCATGATGGAGAAAAGAAGCGAAATGATCTGA
- a CDS encoding DUF4199 domain-containing protein: MTKSPSTLGIILFIATMIVFFVVYTFFSGINYFDISLKANAFVLPILYAGAAFWSVKTYWNTHRVVTFKEAFKRAFVPMFIGGILSIFSIYAFLNFADTDAKKLLNYQYVQRQKSELDTEYTSARKILKHQKDIDELDQKYKERLQSFSPEAVKGKDMLTASHFSGYFAAILIFYVVLSVFFGAFFRTRSIYQPEETNQD, from the coding sequence ATGACGAAAAGTCCATCAACACTAGGAATTATACTTTTTATTGCTACAATGATCGTTTTCTTTGTAGTATATACTTTTTTTTCAGGAATTAATTATTTTGATATATCACTGAAAGCCAATGCTTTTGTGTTGCCTATTTTATATGCCGGAGCCGCATTCTGGTCCGTAAAAACGTATTGGAACACTCATAGAGTAGTAACTTTTAAAGAAGCATTCAAAAGAGCATTTGTTCCGATGTTTATCGGAGGAATTCTTTCGATTTTCAGTATTTATGCTTTTTTAAACTTTGCAGATACGGATGCAAAAAAGCTTTTGAACTATCAATATGTTCAAAGACAGAAGTCGGAATTGGATACAGAATATACTTCTGCGAGAAAAATTTTAAAGCATCAGAAAGATATTGACGAGCTTGATCAGAAGTATAAAGAGAGGCTTCAGAGCTTCAGTCCGGAGGCTGTAAAAGGAAAAGATATGCTTACCGCAAGTCATTTTTCAGGATATTTTGCAGCAATTCTTATATTTTACGTAGTTTTGTCGGTGTTTTTCGGAGCATTTTTCAGAACAAGAAGTATCTATCAGCCCGAAGAAACAAATCAAGACTAA
- a CDS encoding glycosyltransferase family 2 protein — MNLSIVIPLLNEEDSLEELFSRIDTVCKTSNLSYEIWFVDDGSTDLSWSIIENLKVQHPQIHAIKFSRNYGKSQALHAAFERTNGEVVITMDADLQDFPEEIPELYNMVINENYDIVSGWKKKRFDNVMTKNIPSKLFNAAARKVSGVYLHDFNCGLKAYKRQVVKSVDVYGDMHRYIPVLAANAGFRRITEKEVKHQARPYGTSKFGTERFVRGFLDLVTLWFVSRFGGRPMHFFGAVGTLMFIFGFLSALWLGISKLIDVARGIYGHLITNNPWFYIALTMMIMGTLLFVAGFLGEMIIRTNREHKNYNIDEVI, encoded by the coding sequence ATGAACTTATCTATAGTTATTCCGTTACTGAACGAAGAAGATTCTCTGGAAGAGCTTTTTTCAAGAATTGATACAGTCTGTAAAACCAGTAATTTATCTTATGAAATCTGGTTTGTAGATGATGGAAGTACGGATTTATCGTGGAGTATTATTGAGAACTTAAAAGTACAGCATCCTCAGATCCACGCTATTAAATTTTCCCGAAATTATGGAAAATCGCAGGCTCTTCATGCCGCTTTTGAAAGAACGAACGGAGAGGTGGTGATTACCATGGATGCCGACTTACAGGATTTTCCGGAAGAAATCCCGGAACTGTACAATATGGTAATCAATGAGAATTATGATATTGTTTCCGGTTGGAAGAAGAAGCGTTTTGATAATGTGATGACTAAAAATATTCCATCAAAACTATTCAATGCTGCAGCAAGGAAAGTTTCCGGAGTTTATCTTCACGATTTCAATTGCGGGTTGAAAGCTTACAAAAGACAAGTAGTAAAATCTGTAGATGTATACGGAGACATGCATCGTTACATTCCGGTATTGGCTGCCAATGCAGGGTTCAGAAGAATTACGGAGAAAGAAGTAAAGCACCAGGCAAGGCCTTATGGAACTTCAAAATTCGGAACAGAACGATTTGTAAGAGGATTCCTGGATTTGGTAACGCTTTGGTTTGTAAGTCGTTTCGGAGGAAGACCGATGCACTTCTTCGGAGCTGTAGGAACCTTAATGTTTATCTTCGGTTTCCTTTCAGCGCTTTGGTTGGGAATATCAAAACTGATTGATGTGGCCAGAGGAATCTACGGTCATCTAATCACCAATAATCCTTGGTTTTACATTGCTTTAACAATGATGATTATGGGAACATTACTGTTTGTTGCAGGATTCCTGGGAGAAATGATCATCAGAACGAACCGCGAACATAAGAATTATAATATTGATGAAGTAATATAA
- a CDS encoding tetratricopeptide repeat protein codes for MKKLILGMAIVASAFAFGQKGDVNAQLQATNKAAMDAYNAKNYAVAAPKFVEIYDLLKANGQDNKIYMYYAGLSHALANNSDPAIKIYTDLVNSGFTGVETTYTAKEKKSGQVVNLDKATWELMKKNSEYSDFKTEQSAGVEVDLYETLSLLLLNAKKPNEALVIIEKGLVKFPNNAKLKENQTTAYLQSGNMDKFVTNLKEQLAKNPNDATNWYNLGVMQAKTPATVNDALESFKKAIELKPDFANAYQNLVYTTIGDDSKIVADINAMRKDKPDAASKLIDERRERFAKALPFAESWYKVDPKNIDAVSTLKEIYVVTKNVDKVKEMKAKEAELSAAAPAK; via the coding sequence ATGAAGAAACTGATTTTAGGTATGGCTATCGTAGCATCTGCTTTTGCTTTTGGACAGAAGGGAGATGTAAATGCTCAACTTCAGGCTACTAACAAAGCGGCTATGGATGCATATAACGCAAAAAATTATGCAGTTGCAGCGCCTAAGTTTGTAGAAATTTACGACTTATTGAAAGCGAATGGTCAGGATAACAAGATATATATGTATTATGCAGGGCTTAGCCATGCATTAGCCAACAACAGTGATCCGGCTATTAAAATATATACAGACCTTGTAAATTCCGGATTTACAGGAGTGGAAACTACTTATACCGCTAAAGAAAAGAAAAGCGGACAGGTGGTAAACTTGGATAAAGCGACTTGGGAGCTGATGAAAAAGAATTCTGAATATTCAGATTTCAAAACAGAGCAATCAGCAGGAGTAGAAGTAGATTTATATGAAACTTTATCTTTATTACTTCTTAATGCCAAAAAACCAAACGAAGCTCTTGTAATCATTGAGAAAGGGCTGGTGAAATTCCCAAACAATGCTAAATTGAAGGAAAACCAAACTACTGCTTATCTTCAGTCTGGAAATATGGATAAATTTGTTACCAACTTGAAAGAGCAGTTAGCGAAGAATCCTAATGATGCTACTAATTGGTATAATCTTGGAGTAATGCAGGCAAAAACTCCGGCTACTGTTAACGATGCTTTAGAATCATTTAAGAAAGCAATTGAGCTTAAGCCTGACTTTGCCAATGCTTATCAGAACCTGGTGTATACTACTATTGGAGATGACTCTAAAATTGTAGCTGACATCAATGCAATGAGAAAAGATAAGCCAGATGCAGCTTCTAAATTAATAGACGAAAGAAGAGAAAGATTTGCGAAGGCTTTACCATTTGCAGAAAGCTGGTATAAAGTAGATCCTAAGAATATCGATGCAGTAAGTACATTGAAAGAGATTTACGTAGTAACTAAAAATGTGGATAAAGTGAAAGAAATGAAAGCTAAAGAAGCTGAGCTAAGCGCAGCTGCACCAGCAAAATAA
- a CDS encoding 1,4-dihydroxy-2-naphthoyl-CoA synthase, which yields MIEWKTVKEYDDITYKKCNGVARIAFNRPEVRNAFRPKTTSELYDAFYDASEDPSIGVVLLSGEGPSPKDGGWAFCSGGDQKARGNQGYVGEDGRHRLNILEVQRLIRFMPKVVIAVVPGWAVGGGHSLHVVCDLTLASEEHAIFKQTDADVTSFDGGYGSAYLAKMVGQKKAREIFFLGRNYSAQEAFEMGMVNKVVPHAQLEDTAYEWAQEILGKSPMSIRMLKFAMNLTDDGMVGQQVFAGEATRLAYMTEEAKEGRNAFLEKRKPNFGDDQWIS from the coding sequence ATGATCGAGTGGAAAACCGTTAAGGAATACGATGATATTACCTATAAAAAATGTAATGGTGTAGCAAGAATTGCTTTCAACAGACCAGAAGTCCGTAATGCTTTCAGGCCCAAAACTACTTCAGAATTGTATGATGCTTTTTATGATGCTTCTGAAGATCCTTCAATAGGCGTTGTTTTGCTTTCAGGAGAAGGGCCAAGCCCTAAAGACGGAGGTTGGGCTTTTTGTAGTGGCGGAGACCAAAAAGCAAGAGGTAATCAGGGGTATGTAGGAGAAGATGGAAGACACCGTTTAAATATTCTGGAAGTTCAGCGTTTGATTCGTTTTATGCCTAAAGTAGTTATTGCGGTAGTTCCGGGATGGGCTGTAGGTGGTGGACATTCGCTTCACGTGGTTTGTGACCTGACTCTGGCTAGTGAAGAGCATGCTATTTTCAAGCAAACCGATGCCGATGTGACAAGTTTTGACGGGGGGTACGGATCTGCTTACCTTGCCAAAATGGTAGGACAGAAAAAAGCCCGTGAAATCTTCTTTTTAGGAAGAAATTATTCTGCTCAGGAAGCTTTTGAAATGGGGATGGTAAACAAGGTTGTTCCCCATGCACAATTAGAAGATACTGCTTATGAATGGGCTCAGGAAATTTTAGGAAAATCTCCAATGTCTATCAGAATGTTGAAGTTTGCAATGAACCTTACAGACGATGGAATGGTTGGCCAGCAGGTATTTGCAGGAGAAGCTACCCGTTTAGCTTATATGACAGAAGAAGCCAAAGAAGGAAGAAATGCATTCCTTGAAAAAAGAAAGCCGAATTTCGGAGACGATCAATGGATATCATAA
- a CDS encoding SRPBCC family protein, whose protein sequence is MSSNVYVEAQMLIRKPIEDVFEAFINPEVTTNFWFTKSTGKLEEGKTVTWEWEMYGVKNVVNVHQIIPNQLIKTEWGEPSVNVDYEFKTMENGTLVVIKSYGFSQTGEDLLRQINDNTGGFTTVLDGCKAYLEYGINLRLIEDKFPSE, encoded by the coding sequence ATGAGTTCCAATGTCTATGTTGAAGCGCAAATGCTTATTAGAAAACCAATTGAAGATGTTTTTGAAGCATTCATCAATCCTGAAGTAACCACTAATTTCTGGTTTACAAAATCTACCGGAAAATTAGAAGAAGGGAAAACGGTAACATGGGAATGGGAGATGTATGGTGTGAAAAATGTAGTAAACGTTCATCAGATCATTCCGAATCAACTGATTAAAACAGAATGGGGAGAACCTTCAGTAAATGTAGACTATGAGTTTAAAACCATGGAAAACGGAACTCTTGTTGTGATTAAAAGTTATGGATTCAGCCAGACGGGCGAAGATCTTCTGAGACAGATTAACGATAATACTGGCGGTTTTACGACGGTTTTGGACGGTTGTAAGGCATATTTGGAATATGGAATCAATCTTAGACTTATTGAAGATAAATTCCCGTCGGAATAG
- a CDS encoding metal-dependent hydrolase, with amino-acid sequence MKIQFLGQNCFLFTYKDKTILSDPFYNYKKAESGFDIAAQKIDYILLTHAHGDHIADVAEVLQHYPEATVIGVPEVCGYFTQAKNKDDVNLGGSAKIDDLKISMVPAHHTSSFPDGSYGGVPVGYIFRLPEGKNVYLAGDTGVMADMELFPRLYGDIDLSILPIGSHYTMCPRKASFAAAELLKTPKVIGCHFDTFPAIEINHESALKHFADKNVELVLPKLGETFEF; translated from the coding sequence ATGAAAATACAATTTTTAGGGCAAAATTGTTTTCTGTTCACGTACAAGGACAAAACAATTTTAAGTGACCCTTTCTACAACTACAAAAAAGCAGAGTCAGGTTTTGACATTGCGGCTCAAAAAATCGATTACATCCTTTTGACCCATGCCCATGGAGATCATATTGCAGATGTTGCAGAAGTATTACAGCACTATCCTGAAGCAACCGTAATCGGAGTGCCGGAAGTATGCGGATATTTTACACAGGCTAAAAATAAGGACGATGTGAACTTAGGAGGATCGGCAAAAATCGACGATCTTAAAATTTCCATGGTTCCGGCTCACCACACAAGTTCTTTTCCTGATGGAAGCTATGGAGGTGTTCCTGTAGGGTATATTTTCAGACTTCCTGAAGGTAAAAATGTGTATTTAGCTGGAGATACAGGAGTAATGGCGGATATGGAGCTGTTCCCAAGGTTATATGGGGATATTGACCTTTCTATCCTTCCTATTGGAAGCCACTACACCATGTGTCCAAGAAAAGCGTCTTTCGCAGCAGCAGAATTATTAAAAACTCCAAAAGTAATCGGATGTCACTTTGATACATTCCCTGCTATCGAGATCAACCACGAAAGTGCGCTTAAGCATTTTGCAGATAAAAATGTAGAACTTGTTTTACCAAAATTAGGAGAGACGTTCGAATTTTAA
- a CDS encoding DUF4286 family protein: protein MSVLSITFHCTKNNLEEWENYIDETLILMTENLMDVNKYILSEVHSDYIDEGKNYNLLLVFDNDELRNDFLESELKNIAERIETKFGQEVLIFDTLLNPKKSKL from the coding sequence ATGAGCGTATTAAGTATAACTTTCCACTGTACGAAAAATAATCTGGAAGAATGGGAAAATTATATTGATGAAACCCTGATTTTAATGACCGAAAATCTGATGGATGTCAACAAGTATATTCTATCTGAAGTTCACAGTGATTATATCGATGAAGGAAAGAATTACAATCTTCTTTTAGTCTTTGATAATGATGAGCTGAGAAATGATTTTCTTGAAAGTGAATTGAAAAATATAGCAGAGCGAATTGAAACTAAATTCGGACAGGAGGTATTAATCTTCGATACGCTTCTGAATCCTAAAAAATCTAAACTATAA
- a CDS encoding quinol oxidase subunit 4, producing the protein MKTIFKITGTLLVISMLTSCVAYDNGGYYQTKKIPPGQAKKIYGGSAKDYAPGQVKKRGGY; encoded by the coding sequence ATGAAAACAATATTTAAGATTACAGGCACTTTGCTAGTAATATCCATGCTTACCTCCTGTGTGGCGTATGATAACGGAGGATATTATCAGACAAAAAAAATTCCCCCGGGACAAGCTAAAAAGATCTATGGAGGAAGCGCTAAAGATTATGCTCCGGGACAAGTGAAAAAAAGAGGCGGATATTAA
- the menA gene encoding 1,4-dihydroxy-2-naphthoate octaprenyltransferase: MTDWIKAARLRTLPLSLSGIIMGAFIAKWRLYREGGIWDWKIFALALLVTLLYQILSNYANDYGDGVKGTDAKRINEAEARAVASGKITAKQMKNAVILFSALSFVATIALLYVAFIPNYMNEFYIFIGLGIACILAAIGYTVGKKPYGYMGLGDIFVFIFFGLVSVCGSYFLFTKTFSWDMLLPGTAVGMMSMAVLNLNNMRDIESDKLSGKNSFALRIGFKNAMIYEMILLQLPLVLILIFLGVNGFIQQQNYYVFIVMILLFPFAKLRRNIMSVKEPKELDQYLKQVGIMTFVMAILTAAGLNLFN, from the coding sequence ATGACAGATTGGATAAAAGCCGCAAGGCTCAGAACTTTACCGCTATCATTAAGCGGGATTATTATGGGAGCTTTCATTGCAAAATGGAGGCTGTACAGAGAAGGGGGAATATGGGATTGGAAAATTTTTGCATTGGCACTTTTAGTAACATTATTGTATCAGATTCTATCAAACTACGCTAATGATTATGGTGATGGCGTAAAAGGAACAGATGCAAAAAGAATCAACGAAGCGGAAGCAAGAGCGGTAGCATCGGGGAAGATTACGGCTAAGCAAATGAAAAATGCAGTCATTCTTTTCTCAGCGTTGTCTTTTGTTGCAACGATTGCTTTATTATATGTTGCTTTCATTCCAAACTATATGAATGAATTTTACATTTTCATAGGACTGGGTATTGCATGTATTTTGGCAGCAATTGGATATACGGTAGGGAAGAAGCCTTACGGTTATATGGGATTGGGAGATATCTTTGTATTTATCTTCTTCGGATTGGTTTCTGTATGCGGAAGTTATTTCCTGTTTACGAAGACCTTCAGCTGGGATATGCTATTGCCGGGAACTGCGGTAGGAATGATGAGTATGGCAGTTTTAAACCTGAACAATATGAGAGATATTGAAAGTGATAAATTGTCTGGAAAAAACAGTTTTGCATTAAGAATCGGATTCAAAAATGCAATGATCTATGAAATGATCTTGTTACAGCTTCCTTTGGTACTGATTCTTATCTTTTTAGGGGTAAACGGTTTTATCCAGCAGCAAAATTACTACGTCTTTATCGTAATGATTCTGTTATTTCCATTTGCAAAGCTGAGAAGAAATATCATGTCGGTAAAAGAGCCTAAAGAATTAGACCAATATTTAAAACAGGTTGGAATTATGACGTTCGTAATGGCTATTCTTACAGCAGCCGGACTTAATTTATTTAACTAA
- a CDS encoding DUF421 domain-containing protein: MDPILNVAVRSLCVYLFMVIAIRLFGKNQLSQLNAGDVVLLLLISNAVQNAMVGPDTSLQGGIVAALVLFAANFILKRLMFSNRSFEAFMQDEPVILIRDGIADQTALNRVKITENELEEAIREHGIENIKDVKLSVLEVDGNISVVSQDEKSKQTHYARIKRKYKRKYH, translated from the coding sequence ATGGATCCTATTCTCAATGTTGCGGTTCGTTCCCTTTGCGTCTACCTTTTTATGGTAATCGCTATCCGTCTATTTGGTAAAAACCAGCTTTCTCAGCTTAATGCCGGAGATGTTGTTCTGCTGTTGCTGATCTCAAATGCCGTTCAGAATGCAATGGTAGGACCGGATACTTCACTGCAGGGTGGTATTGTGGCCGCTTTGGTTTTATTTGCAGCTAACTTCATTCTGAAAAGACTCATGTTTTCCAATCGCTCCTTTGAAGCCTTTATGCAGGACGAACCTGTTATTTTGATAAGGGATGGAATTGCAGATCAGACAGCTTTAAATCGGGTAAAAATTACTGAAAATGAATTGGAGGAAGCCATAAGAGAACATGGCATCGAAAACATTAAAGATGTTAAATTATCCGTATTAGAGGTAGATGGAAATATCAGTGTGGTTTCTCAGGATGAGAAAAGCAAACAAACCCATTACGCAAGAATAAAAAGAAAATACAAAAGAAAATATCATTAA